The following proteins are co-located in the Synchiropus splendidus isolate RoL2022-P1 chromosome 14, RoL_Sspl_1.0, whole genome shotgun sequence genome:
- the LOC128771436 gene encoding glycine cleavage system H protein, mitochondrial-like, which produces MAACGLLRCMTSNFSTVLPLISRSVPRISSRLGPHPYLRRTLATSCRFSAALKFTDKHEWVRVEDDGLGTVGISNFAQEALGDVVYCGLPEVGTQLAQQDEFGALESVKAASELYSPLTGEVVEINTLLEDKPGLVNKSCYKDGWLMKMTIANPAELDSLMDEAAYERYIRSIED; this is translated from the exons atgGCCGCCTGTGGTCTACTGCGCTGCATGACTTCTAACTTTTCTACTGTTTTGCCCCTCATAAGTCGCTCAGTCCCACGTATCTCGTCGCGGCTGGGTCCACATCCATATTTGAGAAGAACTTTAGCAACATCTTGTAGATTTTCAGCAG CTCTTAAATTCACGGATAAGCACGAATGGGTCCGAGTAGAAGATGATGGACTGGGGACAGTTGGCATCAGCAACTTTGCACAA GAGGCTCTGGGAGACGTGGTCTACTGTGGACTTCCAGAGGTGGGGACACAGCTGGCTCAGCAAG ATGAGTTCGGAGCTCTAGAAAGCGTGAAGGCAGCCAGCGAGCTGTACTCGCCTCTCACAGGAGAAGTTGTAGAAATCAACACACTCCTGGAGGACAAACCTGGTCTGGTCAACAAGTCCTGCTACAAAGATG GTTGGTTAATGAAGATGACCATTGCTAATCCCGCTGAGCTCGACTCGCTCATGGACGAAGCTGCATACGAGAGATACATCCGCTCCATCGAGGACTAA